The following proteins come from a genomic window of Anaerobutyricum hallii:
- a CDS encoding right-handed parallel beta-helix repeat-containing protein → MKKIKQLLFITFTLTIITGLFCFCGNTAYAKNAKKASRKKITYQHKVIAYQDSPAIYDFIPTGSAAGNRRALNYLIEGNEPKTININNDISIDTYLRPGNNTTINAGDHTITSGSGVIINDPTAASYDNFKNLTINGGVWKNSSSSGLKGTMMRISYASNISINDATVYCNYTGHGIELIACNGVSINGCKLIPQGKCPKKCVEEQLQIDLATPKTAPGLYRLSPKLCNGTPSKNISVTNCIVSGARGICASFPGSEAKYRKAGNYHSNITIENCNITGKSAEALALFNTKSATVKNCRVTTKTPLKRNSYSVGLAVAYQKGSSPKTSIKNKVVIENNIVKGGRQGIFVFSHTSKKFGNVIVKKNKAYARSGKRNAIRVISAKKKQVSKNKTKKW, encoded by the coding sequence ATGAAAAAAATTAAACAACTATTATTTATCACTTTCACTCTTACTATCATTACAGGATTATTTTGTTTCTGTGGAAACACTGCTTATGCCAAAAATGCAAAAAAAGCTTCTCGAAAAAAAATAACTTACCAGCATAAGGTAATCGCTTATCAAGACTCTCCTGCAATTTATGATTTCATTCCAACAGGAAGTGCTGCCGGAAATCGCCGCGCTTTAAACTATTTGATAGAAGGAAATGAACCTAAAACTATAAATATCAATAATGATATTTCCATCGATACCTATTTACGCCCGGGCAATAACACAACAATCAATGCCGGAGACCATACGATCACATCCGGAAGCGGCGTAATTATAAACGACCCAACTGCAGCATCCTATGATAATTTTAAAAACCTTACCATTAACGGAGGTGTATGGAAAAATTCATCTTCCTCTGGATTAAAAGGAACAATGATGCGAATTTCCTATGCTTCTAATATTTCTATCAATGATGCTACCGTCTATTGCAATTACACCGGACATGGTATTGAATTGATCGCATGCAACGGTGTTTCCATTAATGGATGCAAATTAATCCCACAGGGCAAATGTCCAAAAAAATGTGTAGAAGAACAGCTCCAGATCGACCTTGCCACACCAAAAACAGCTCCTGGTCTTTACCGTTTAAGCCCAAAGCTCTGTAACGGTACCCCAAGCAAAAATATCAGCGTAACGAACTGTATTGTCAGCGGAGCCAGAGGAATCTGCGCAAGCTTCCCAGGCAGCGAAGCAAAATACAGAAAAGCTGGAAATTACCACTCTAATATTACAATAGAGAACTGCAATATTACTGGAAAGTCTGCAGAAGCACTCGCTCTTTTCAATACAAAAAGCGCCACAGTAAAAAATTGCCGCGTAACAACAAAAACACCTTTAAAACGTAATTCCTACTCCGTAGGACTCGCTGTTGCTTATCAGAAAGGTTCTTCTCCAAAAACAAGCATTAAAAATAAAGTTGTCATTGAAAACAATATCGTAAAAGGCGGCAGACAGGGAATCTTTGTATTCTCCCACACATCAAAGAAATTCGGCAACGTAATCGTTAAGAAAAATAAAGCCTATGCCAGAAGCGGTAAAAGAAATGCTATCCGCGTGATTTCTGCAAAGAAAAAGCAGGTTTCAAAAAACAAAACAAAAAAATGGTAA